In Acanthopagrus latus isolate v.2019 chromosome 17, fAcaLat1.1, whole genome shotgun sequence, the following are encoded in one genomic region:
- the hint3 gene encoding histidine triad nucleotide-binding protein 3 isoform X1, with product MAAVEATQPAQADIANTSSAPAEGYEKKCIFCKIVNNEMGTELLHCDEEISCFRDIKPGAPHHYLVVPTKHVGNCKSLSKEHVPLVKRMVETGKEILQKNSVTDLSDVRFGFHWPPFCSVTHLHLHVLAPASEMGFMSRLFYRLNSYWFITADQLIELLNSKGQTD from the exons ATGGCAGCAGTCGAGGCGACACAACCTGCCCAGGCTGATATAGCCAACACTAGCAGCGCGCCGGCCGAAGgatatgaaaagaaatgtattttctgcaaGATTGTTAACAATGAAATGGGCACGGAGCTTCTTCACTGT GATGAGGAGATCTCATGTTTCAGAGACATCAAACCCGGAGCTCCTCATCATTACCTGGTCGTCCCAACCAAACATGTTGGAAACTGTAAATCACTCAGTAAAGAACACGTGCCTTTGG TGAAGCGAATGGTGGAGACAGGGAAGGAGATCCTCCAGAAAAACAGCGTAACAGATCTCAGTGATGTCAG GTTTGGTTTCCATTGGCCCCCATTTTGTTCTGTCACACACCTACACCTTCATGTCCTGGCACCTGCAAGTGAAATGGGCTTCATGTCCCGCCTCTTCTACAGACTCAACTCCTATTGGTTTATCACA gcAGACCAGCTGATCGAGCTTTTAAACTCTAAAGGACAGACCGACTGA
- the hint3 gene encoding histidine triad nucleotide-binding protein 3 isoform X2, whose amino-acid sequence MAAVEATQPAQADIANTSSAPAEGYEKKCIFCKIVNNEMGTELLHCDEEISCFRDIKPGAPHHYLVVPTKHVGNCKSLSKEHVPLVKRMVETGKEILQKNSVTDLSDVRVKGHSSYSVYTSFQGELSFLYQSVPTDNTV is encoded by the exons ATGGCAGCAGTCGAGGCGACACAACCTGCCCAGGCTGATATAGCCAACACTAGCAGCGCGCCGGCCGAAGgatatgaaaagaaatgtattttctgcaaGATTGTTAACAATGAAATGGGCACGGAGCTTCTTCACTGT GATGAGGAGATCTCATGTTTCAGAGACATCAAACCCGGAGCTCCTCATCATTACCTGGTCGTCCCAACCAAACATGTTGGAAACTGTAAATCACTCAGTAAAGAACACGTGCCTTTGG TGAAGCGAATGGTGGAGACAGGGAAGGAGATCCTCCAGAAAAACAGCGTAACAGATCTCAGTGATGTCAG ggtcaaaggtcactccAGTTATTCTGTGTACACATCATTCCAGGGTGAGTTGTCCTTTTTGTACCAATCAGTACCAACAGACAACACTGTCTAG
- the LOC119005341 gene encoding nuclear receptor coactivator 7 isoform X2: MWCSGRHSLTGKTGAMKLLPENIKVLYIASDCVEPYVEIITVKDPKRRLSLCSSEDSEADEPDYQREDDDALPVLGDESQLVDGYHLKRLAAHLPARTQCHPWQLVYSTAIHGSSLKTLYRNMAGLDSPVLLVIKDMHQKVFGAFSSDPFKVSKYCYGTGETFLFSFNPDFQAYRWSGENSYFVSGNLESLQIGGGGGGFGLWLDADLYHGSSFSCPTFHNESLSTQEDFVVQDLEVWTVQN, from the exons ATGTGGTGCAGCGGAAGGCACAGCTTGACAGGCAAAACAGGAGCTATGAAGCTGCTGCCAGAAAATATCAAAGTGCTTTATATTGCTAGTGACTGTGTGGAGCCCTATGTTGAG ATCATCACAGTGAAGGACCCCAAACGCCGCCTGAGTCTGTGCAGCTCGGAGGACTCTGAGGCAGACGAGCCCGACTACCAGAGAGAAGATGACGATGCCCTGCCCGTCCTGGGTGACGAGAGCCAGCTGGTGGATGGCTACCACCTTAAGAGG CTGGCTGCACACTTGCCAGCAAGGACCCAGTGCCATCCGTGGCAGCTGGTCTACAGCACAGCCATCCACGGGAGCAGTCTGAAGACTCTGTACAGGAACATGGCGGGCCTGGACAGCCCTGTGCTGCTGGTCATCAAAGACATGCACCAAAAG GTATTCGGGGCTTTTTCTTCCGATCCATTCAAAGTCAGTAAATACTGCTACGGTACAGGAGAGACCTTCCTCTTCAGCTTCAACCCAGACTTCCAG GCATACAGGTGGAGCGGTGAGAACTCCTACTTTGTGAGCGGCAACCTTGAATCACTGCAGATTGGTGGAGGAGG GGGCGGTTTTGGCCTGTGGCTGGATGCTGATCTGTACCATGGTTCGAGTTTCTCCTGTCCCACCTTTCACAACGAGTCTCTCTCCACACAAGAGGACTTTGTTGTACAAGACCTCGAAGTCTGGACCGTACAGAACTGA
- the LOC119005341 gene encoding TLD domain-containing protein 2 isoform X1, whose amino-acid sequence MGVAYSVGEVDHLYTFFVQWSPEIYTKGNKKRRHPHYLIREKQQKHYLVGEKNKVAVINKLLSNPVNPAANNWEIITVKDPKRRLSLCSSEDSEADEPDYQREDDDALPVLGDESQLVDGYHLKRLAAHLPARTQCHPWQLVYSTAIHGSSLKTLYRNMAGLDSPVLLVIKDMHQKVFGAFSSDPFKVSKYCYGTGETFLFSFNPDFQAYRWSGENSYFVSGNLESLQIGGGGGGFGLWLDADLYHGSSFSCPTFHNESLSTQEDFVVQDLEVWTVQN is encoded by the exons ATGGGAGTTGCGTACAGTGTCGGAGA GGTTGACCACCTCTACACATTCTTTGTGCAATGGTCACCGGAAATCTACACCAAGGGCAACAAGAAGCGCCGCCACCCCCACTACCTcatcagagagaagcagcagaagcactACCTGGTGGGGGAGAAGAACAAGGTGGCCGTGATCAACAAGCTCCTCAGTAACCCCGTCAACCCGGCTGCTAACAACTGGGAG ATCATCACAGTGAAGGACCCCAAACGCCGCCTGAGTCTGTGCAGCTCGGAGGACTCTGAGGCAGACGAGCCCGACTACCAGAGAGAAGATGACGATGCCCTGCCCGTCCTGGGTGACGAGAGCCAGCTGGTGGATGGCTACCACCTTAAGAGG CTGGCTGCACACTTGCCAGCAAGGACCCAGTGCCATCCGTGGCAGCTGGTCTACAGCACAGCCATCCACGGGAGCAGTCTGAAGACTCTGTACAGGAACATGGCGGGCCTGGACAGCCCTGTGCTGCTGGTCATCAAAGACATGCACCAAAAG GTATTCGGGGCTTTTTCTTCCGATCCATTCAAAGTCAGTAAATACTGCTACGGTACAGGAGAGACCTTCCTCTTCAGCTTCAACCCAGACTTCCAG GCATACAGGTGGAGCGGTGAGAACTCCTACTTTGTGAGCGGCAACCTTGAATCACTGCAGATTGGTGGAGGAGG GGGCGGTTTTGGCCTGTGGCTGGATGCTGATCTGTACCATGGTTCGAGTTTCTCCTGTCCCACCTTTCACAACGAGTCTCTCTCCACACAAGAGGACTTTGTTGTACAAGACCTCGAAGTCTGGACCGTACAGAACTGA